One Aquisediminimonas profunda genomic region harbors:
- a CDS encoding cyclase family protein: MARRFIDLSICIETDVASDPPPNRPQIKYWAHQDTFHQIGPFFPGLRQQDLPDHEGWAVEELQVNPHNGTHMDAPWHYHSTAGGKPAATIEQTPLEYCFQPGVKLDFRHFPNGYVATDKDVAQELKRIGHSLQPLDIVLVNTAAGARYGEPDYVETGCGMGREATLYLTERGVKVVGTDAWSWDAPFTYTAKKFAETGDASIIWEGHKAGKVRPYWQMEKLHNLESLPAAGFEVICFPVKIKGAGAGWTRAVAMFTD; encoded by the coding sequence ATGGCTCGTCGTTTTATTGATCTTTCGATCTGTATCGAAACCGATGTCGCATCGGATCCACCGCCGAATCGCCCGCAAATCAAATACTGGGCGCATCAGGACACTTTTCACCAAATCGGTCCCTTCTTCCCCGGCCTGAGGCAGCAGGATTTGCCCGACCATGAAGGCTGGGCTGTCGAAGAGCTGCAGGTCAATCCGCATAACGGCACGCACATGGACGCCCCGTGGCACTATCATTCAACAGCCGGGGGAAAGCCGGCTGCGACGATCGAGCAAACGCCGCTGGAATACTGTTTCCAACCTGGCGTAAAGCTCGACTTTCGGCATTTCCCGAATGGTTATGTTGCCACCGACAAAGACGTAGCACAGGAACTCAAGCGTATCGGCCACAGCCTTCAGCCACTCGACATCGTCCTCGTCAATACCGCAGCGGGTGCCCGCTATGGCGAACCGGATTACGTCGAAACCGGATGCGGGATGGGCCGGGAAGCAACGCTTTATCTGACCGAACGGGGAGTCAAGGTCGTCGGCACCGATGCATGGTCCTGGGACGCGCCGTTCACCTACACGGCAAAGAAATTCGCCGAAACCGGCGATGCTTCTATCATCTGGGAAGGGCACAAGGCAGGAAAGGTGCGCCCCTACTGGCAGATGGAGAAACTGCACAATCTCGAGAGCCTTCCGGCCGCGGGGTTCGAGGTGATATGCTTCCCGGTAAAGATTAAGGGCGCCGGTGCCGGCTGGACACGCGCGGTGGCCATGTTCACTGATTGA
- a CDS encoding shikimate kinase: MQASQPIQDPESTPASLEIAARIRSARARAGFTRKQLAAASGASERYLARLEAGTGNPSIEMLMGVADALGLAVADLLPIGGERDREIAHVAQLLRRMPHERLRAVLDWLGEKQVGLFDKGRRIALIGLRGAGKSSLGKALAERINVPFFEISKEVERRYGGDIGVLLEINGPGALHRYEAEVLDEICRTHSSAVIAAPGAVVADGKLYEQLRRSAWTVWLQANPEDHMQRVVAQGDLRPMSGNRAAMTDLKAILSAREADYGRADARLDTSAQDFSQTLDLLEGMTAALAK; this comes from the coding sequence ATGCAAGCTAGTCAGCCGATCCAAGATCCAGAAAGCACTCCGGCCAGCCTTGAGATCGCAGCGCGCATCAGGTCCGCGCGGGCGCGGGCGGGCTTTACGCGCAAGCAACTGGCTGCTGCTTCCGGTGCCTCCGAGAGATACCTTGCCCGGCTCGAGGCAGGAACCGGTAATCCGTCGATCGAAATGCTCATGGGTGTGGCAGACGCATTGGGCCTAGCTGTGGCGGACCTTTTGCCCATCGGCGGCGAACGTGATCGTGAAATCGCGCATGTCGCGCAGCTCCTGCGCCGGATGCCGCACGAGCGCCTTCGCGCGGTCCTTGACTGGCTTGGCGAAAAGCAGGTTGGATTGTTCGACAAGGGGCGCCGAATAGCACTGATCGGCTTGCGCGGAGCAGGCAAGTCTTCCTTGGGCAAGGCCCTCGCAGAGCGCATTAATGTGCCATTTTTTGAGATTTCGAAGGAAGTCGAACGCCGCTATGGCGGAGACATTGGCGTTCTGCTCGAGATCAATGGGCCAGGAGCGCTACACCGCTATGAAGCGGAGGTTCTGGATGAGATATGCCGGACGCACTCAAGCGCGGTGATCGCGGCGCCCGGAGCGGTCGTTGCCGACGGCAAGCTTTACGAGCAACTGCGGCGCTCCGCATGGACGGTATGGCTTCAGGCGAACCCCGAGGACCACATGCAGCGCGTCGTAGCCCAAGGCGATTTGAGGCCGATGAGCGGAAACCGGGCGGCCATGACCGACCTGAAGGCCATTTTGTCTGCCCGCGAGGCTGACTATGGCCGCGCCGATGCGCGGCTCGACACCTCGGCTCAGGACTTCTCGCAGACGCTTGACCTTCTTGAAGGAATGACCGCAGCTCTCGCAAAATGA
- a CDS encoding flavin-dependent oxidoreductase: MRMPGGKVIITGGGIAGLSLALTLHQIGVPCVVYEGVSRLAALGVGINLQPNAVRELDDLGIGETDLDAVGLPAREWALVGLNGKEIYAEPRGKFAGYKWHQYAVHRGRFHLLLAQKVVERLGPDALVLGHKVTGYRKNADGGVTAFVRSEDGVTREVSGRLLIGADGIHSAVRAQMHPAQPPIHWGGTIMWRGTAKGVPIRTGSSFIGLGTDRHRVVLYPISHANDDGLADINWIAEQTFDTDHDWQKSGWFRPVASAEFAHEFDGFVYDWLNLPALLAKSDCAYENPMIDREPLPTWVDGPVALVGDAAQAMYPTGSNGATQAIIGGRVMARIMLDKGVTPAALAAYDAELCGPVGQLALRNREAGPFGLLRMVDERCGGQFDDIDAVIPAEERRQFMLAYQKAAGFAKEQLNAAPRIVPKGARAELAE; this comes from the coding sequence ATGAGGATGCCCGGCGGTAAGGTGATCATAACCGGAGGCGGCATTGCGGGGCTGTCGCTCGCGCTCACGCTGCACCAGATCGGCGTGCCTTGCGTCGTCTATGAGGGCGTTAGTAGACTGGCCGCGCTGGGCGTGGGTATCAACCTTCAACCTAATGCGGTGCGAGAGCTGGACGATCTTGGGATCGGCGAGACGGATCTTGATGCCGTCGGCCTGCCGGCGCGCGAATGGGCGTTGGTCGGCCTCAACGGCAAGGAAATCTACGCCGAGCCGCGCGGCAAGTTCGCCGGCTACAAGTGGCACCAGTATGCCGTGCATCGCGGCCGGTTTCACCTCCTGCTGGCGCAGAAGGTGGTGGAGCGGCTTGGCCCCGACGCACTGGTGCTTGGTCACAAGGTCACCGGCTATCGCAAGAACGCAGACGGGGGCGTCACCGCATTCGTTCGTAGCGAAGATGGCGTCACCCGCGAGGTGAGCGGAAGGCTGCTGATCGGCGCCGACGGTATTCACTCCGCGGTGCGCGCCCAGATGCATCCTGCCCAGCCGCCGATCCATTGGGGCGGCACGATCATGTGGCGCGGCACGGCCAAGGGCGTGCCGATCCGCACAGGGTCCTCGTTCATTGGCCTTGGCACCGATCGCCACCGTGTCGTGCTCTACCCCATTTCGCATGCCAATGACGATGGTCTCGCCGATATCAACTGGATCGCGGAGCAGACCTTCGACACGGATCACGATTGGCAGAAGTCCGGCTGGTTTCGTCCCGTGGCATCGGCCGAATTCGCGCATGAATTCGACGGCTTCGTCTACGACTGGTTGAACCTTCCGGCGCTGCTGGCCAAGTCCGATTGTGCCTATGAAAACCCGATGATTGATCGCGAGCCTCTGCCGACCTGGGTCGATGGCCCGGTGGCCCTGGTGGGCGATGCCGCCCAGGCCATGTATCCGACCGGGTCCAACGGGGCGACCCAAGCGATCATCGGCGGCCGGGTGATGGCGCGGATCATGCTGGACAAGGGTGTGACCCCGGCGGCGCTCGCCGCCTATGACGCGGAACTGTGCGGTCCGGTCGGCCAGCTGGCGCTGCGCAACCGCGAGGCAGGTCCATTCGGCCTGCTGCGCATGGTCGACGAACGCTGCGGCGGCCAGTTCGACGATATCGACGCGGTGATCCCGGCCGAGGAACGTAGACAGTTCATGCTTGCCTACCAGAAGGCTGCAGGCTTCGCCAAGGAACAGCTCAACGCGGCTCCACGGATAGTCCCGAAGGGCGCACGGGCCGAGCTGGCGGAGTAA
- a CDS encoding TetR/AcrR family transcriptional regulator, translating into MATSTTQSLKQRKQQMTRDAVLDAAERLLQNSSDADFSMRSLAEAAGVGFTTPFNYFGNKNAILRALAERYLLKITIAFDELKLPSSAYLRVREMSKCGFEVLMQQPRTYRTVVSALNQPHPEGPDMRHGAHKLWLQALGDFTGICSTRVEIARCILPDQLTISFRGILTLWVSGELTDFDLVPTMAAAIGGLFFGLADSEELPMIERDMLEADSIMQHRV; encoded by the coding sequence ATGGCCACATCGACCACTCAGAGCTTGAAGCAGCGTAAGCAGCAGATGACGCGCGACGCTGTTCTCGATGCAGCCGAGAGACTTTTGCAAAACAGTTCTGACGCGGATTTTTCCATGCGCTCGCTGGCCGAAGCCGCTGGGGTAGGATTTACCACCCCGTTCAACTATTTCGGCAACAAGAATGCCATCTTGCGCGCGCTTGCCGAGAGGTACCTTCTCAAGATCACCATTGCGTTTGACGAGCTCAAGCTTCCTTCGAGTGCCTATCTGAGGGTCAGGGAAATGAGCAAATGCGGCTTCGAGGTCCTCATGCAGCAGCCTAGGACCTACCGTACGGTGGTGAGCGCCCTCAACCAGCCCCATCCCGAAGGGCCTGACATGCGTCATGGTGCGCATAAATTGTGGCTTCAGGCGCTGGGTGATTTCACTGGAATCTGCTCAACCCGCGTCGAAATCGCTCGCTGCATTTTGCCGGATCAGCTCACGATCTCGTTCCGGGGAATCCTTACTTTGTGGGTTTCCGGCGAGTTGACAGACTTCGACCTGGTACCCACTATGGCTGCCGCAATAGGAGGATTGTTCTTCGGGCTGGCTGACTCCGAAGAACTTCCGATGATCGAACGCGACATGCTCGAGGCCGACAGCATCATGCAGCACCGCGTGTGA
- the boxC gene encoding 2,3-epoxybenzoyl-CoA dihydrolase encodes MATQLAGAAEPQATLFTYDQDGETYRHWNLSIEGRIATVAMNVDPDGGLLPGYKLKLNSYDLGVDMELHDIVQRLRFEHPEVGCVVLTSTNERIFCSGANIYMLGTSSHAWKVNFCKFTNETRNGLEDSSQNGSLKFLAAVNGTCAGGGYEVALACDEILLIDDRSSAVSLPEVPLLAVLPGTGGLTRVVDKRMVRKDLADVFCTSEEGVRGRRAKDWGLVDDIAPRGRWDEAVKARAEALAKTSPRPLTAQGVKLTPLARTIDEAGYHYETVDVEFNRARGFATITINAPTGAPPIDGDTAQAQGTAFWPLKMARELDDAILLLRTNEPELGLWVLKARGDGAKVLAYDDILLANRDHWFVNECLGMLRRTLSRLDVSSRSMYAVLEAGSAFAGTLAELAFAADRSYMLELVSDPESGPVMHLSKANFGLFPMCNGIFRLQSRFLGTHGRIAELEDLVGSPIPSGEAHDLGLVTFAPDDIDWEDEVRLAIDERAGLSPDACTGMEASLRFAGAENVWSKVFGRLSAWQNWIFIRPNAVGEGGALKLFGTGKRAEFDKKRV; translated from the coding sequence ATGGCAACCCAACTCGCCGGGGCGGCGGAGCCCCAGGCAACGCTGTTCACCTATGACCAGGACGGCGAAACGTATCGGCACTGGAATCTCAGCATCGAGGGGCGCATCGCTACCGTTGCGATGAATGTCGACCCCGATGGCGGGCTGTTGCCGGGTTACAAGCTCAAGCTCAACAGCTACGATCTCGGTGTCGACATGGAACTGCATGACATCGTGCAGCGCTTGCGTTTCGAACATCCGGAAGTGGGCTGTGTGGTCCTGACCAGCACGAACGAGCGGATCTTCTGCTCGGGAGCTAACATCTACATGCTTGGCACCTCCAGCCATGCGTGGAAGGTGAACTTCTGCAAGTTCACCAACGAGACCCGCAATGGCCTAGAGGATTCCTCGCAGAACGGCAGCCTCAAGTTTCTCGCGGCGGTCAACGGGACATGTGCGGGCGGCGGTTATGAAGTGGCGCTCGCCTGCGACGAGATTCTGCTGATCGACGACCGCTCGTCGGCTGTATCGCTGCCGGAAGTGCCGCTTCTGGCTGTATTGCCCGGCACCGGCGGCCTGACCCGCGTCGTCGACAAGCGCATGGTCCGCAAGGATCTCGCCGATGTTTTCTGCACCTCTGAAGAGGGTGTTCGAGGCCGACGCGCAAAAGACTGGGGCCTTGTAGACGACATTGCGCCCCGCGGACGCTGGGACGAGGCCGTCAAGGCACGTGCCGAGGCGCTCGCCAAGACGAGCCCGCGTCCGCTGACGGCCCAAGGCGTGAAGCTCACCCCGCTCGCTCGCACGATCGATGAGGCTGGCTATCACTACGAAACCGTCGATGTGGAATTCAACCGCGCCCGCGGCTTTGCGACCATCACCATCAATGCGCCTACCGGTGCGCCGCCCATCGATGGGGATACGGCACAAGCGCAGGGCACGGCCTTCTGGCCGCTCAAGATGGCGCGCGAACTCGACGATGCGATCCTATTGCTGCGCACCAATGAACCCGAACTGGGTCTTTGGGTGCTCAAGGCTAGGGGTGATGGTGCCAAGGTTCTGGCCTATGACGACATCCTGCTCGCCAATCGCGACCATTGGTTCGTAAACGAGTGCCTGGGGATGCTCCGCCGCACGTTGTCGCGGCTCGATGTCTCGTCACGGTCGATGTACGCGGTGCTCGAAGCGGGATCGGCCTTTGCCGGGACCTTGGCCGAACTCGCCTTTGCTGCCGATCGCAGCTACATGCTTGAATTGGTTTCCGATCCGGAAAGCGGTCCGGTGATGCATCTCAGCAAGGCGAATTTCGGGCTTTTCCCGATGTGCAACGGCATTTTCCGCCTGCAGTCGCGGTTCCTCGGCACTCATGGCCGCATCGCTGAGCTCGAGGATCTGGTTGGAAGTCCGATCCCGTCGGGCGAAGCCCACGATCTCGGCCTCGTGACCTTTGCGCCCGATGACATCGACTGGGAGGACGAAGTCCGCCTTGCGATCGATGAACGCGCTGGTCTTTCGCCGGATGCCTGCACCGGGATGGAAGCCTCGCTGCGCTTCGCCGGTGCCGAGAACGTCTGGTCCAAGGTCTTTGGCCGCCTGTCGGCCTGGCAGAACTGGATATTCATTCGGCCTAACGCTGTGGGCGAGGGCGGGGCGCTGAAACTCTTCGGAACTGGCAAGC
- a CDS encoding flavodoxin domain-containing protein gives MGRPMSSGKTRTGIFVATMTGLADMCGEEVEAALSGAGVGCERQLMDGLDTSAFDPYELLVIVTSTYGHGEIPDNGQALFAAVEAGCNLSGKRYAIFSLGDRTYADTFCAAGDRWDAALAACGASRIVDIERHDASSGTLAEDVAGEWAAGWAAQIG, from the coding sequence ATGGGGAGGCCTATGTCGAGCGGAAAGACACGCACCGGCATTTTTGTTGCCACGATGACCGGCCTCGCCGATATGTGCGGCGAAGAGGTCGAGGCCGCACTGTCGGGTGCTGGCGTCGGTTGCGAACGGCAGTTGATGGACGGTCTGGATACGTCTGCCTTTGACCCGTACGAGCTGTTAGTAATCGTCACTTCGACTTACGGCCACGGCGAGATCCCCGACAACGGCCAGGCCCTGTTCGCAGCCGTCGAGGCTGGATGCAATCTTTCGGGAAAGCGCTACGCCATCTTTTCATTGGGTGATCGCACTTATGCCGACACCTTTTGCGCAGCTGGCGATCGCTGGGATGCTGCATTAGCAGCCTGCGGCGCGAGCAGAATTGTCGATATCGAACGCCACGACGCATCAAGCGGCACTTTGGCCGAGGACGTCGCCGGCGAATGGGCTGCCGGCTGGGCAGCGCAGATTGGCTGA
- a CDS encoding amidohydrolase family protein codes for MTPGRQTILIKDARILTMVDGQGEIAGDVLIEDGVIREIGQGLAAEGADVIDAKGGILMPGFVDTHRHIWQTQLRSTAGNWSLYDYLAEMRLTFSTYYTPDDVYLGNRIGAIDALNAGITTIVDHCHILNSPAHSDEAIRGLTDAGIRSIFCYGIFANPTNHNPLDISFDMGWRFDDARRLRKDALSSDDGLIQLGLAPNEPESSPFEAIVHDVQFAREIGARKISCHVAMGAYDQGHQFVRQLHEASLLDETFLFVHGASLTDDELKMIADAGAGLSSTPETEMQMGMGYPIGFRANAAGVKASLGVDIVSNYSGDLFSQMRMMVQSARAQVNAEHERNGRAPRRLDIHARDVLRLATLGGAEALGLDHRIGTIEVGKQADLILVRTDSIGMTPTIDPIAAVVFNASAADVSLVMVAGKIHKRDGILTRVAWPALRSQLLESSERIVAQAARVDRALVEGVVNTFFANLA; via the coding sequence ATGACGCCCGGGCGACAGACAATTCTCATAAAAGATGCACGCATTCTCACGATGGTCGACGGCCAGGGCGAGATTGCGGGCGATGTCCTTATCGAAGACGGTGTCATCCGAGAAATCGGACAGGGGCTGGCAGCAGAAGGCGCTGACGTCATCGACGCCAAGGGCGGCATTCTCATGCCGGGCTTCGTCGATACCCACCGGCATATCTGGCAGACGCAGCTGCGGTCCACAGCGGGCAACTGGTCGCTTTACGATTATCTGGCCGAGATGCGTCTGACCTTTTCCACGTACTACACGCCGGATGACGTGTATTTGGGCAATCGGATAGGGGCGATCGACGCGCTGAACGCTGGCATCACAACGATCGTCGATCACTGCCACATCCTCAACTCCCCAGCACATAGTGACGAGGCAATTCGCGGACTTACGGACGCCGGTATTCGTTCGATCTTTTGTTATGGCATCTTCGCCAACCCGACGAACCACAATCCGCTGGATATCAGCTTCGACATGGGCTGGCGCTTCGACGATGCACGTCGTCTCCGAAAGGATGCCCTGTCGAGCGACGACGGCCTGATCCAGCTTGGCCTTGCACCCAATGAACCGGAGTCCTCACCATTCGAGGCAATCGTGCACGATGTGCAATTCGCTCGTGAAATCGGTGCGCGGAAAATTTCATGCCATGTCGCGATGGGTGCCTACGATCAGGGTCATCAATTCGTCCGCCAATTGCATGAGGCGAGCTTGCTCGACGAGACATTCCTGTTCGTTCACGGTGCAAGCCTAACCGACGATGAACTGAAAATGATCGCCGACGCCGGCGCCGGACTTTCCAGCACGCCGGAAACCGAAATGCAGATGGGCATGGGATACCCGATTGGCTTCCGTGCGAACGCCGCTGGCGTGAAGGCGTCGCTCGGGGTGGACATCGTTTCGAACTATTCCGGCGATCTGTTTTCGCAGATGCGCATGATGGTTCAATCGGCCCGCGCACAGGTAAACGCGGAGCATGAGCGCAATGGACGAGCCCCGCGGCGGCTGGACATTCATGCCCGCGACGTCTTGCGCCTCGCCACTCTGGGCGGAGCCGAAGCCCTTGGCCTGGATCACCGGATCGGCACGATAGAGGTAGGCAAGCAAGCTGACCTGATCCTAGTCCGCACCGATTCCATCGGAATGACGCCGACGATCGATCCGATTGCAGCCGTAGTGTTCAACGCGAGCGCCGCCGACGTATCGTTGGTGATGGTTGCAGGCAAGATTCACAAGCGCGACGGAATCCTGACCCGAGTCGCGTGGCCTGCTCTGCGCAGCCAACTGCTTGAATCATCCGAACGGATTGTTGCGCAGGCAGCGCGCGTCGATCGCGCATTGGTCGAAGGCGTCGTCAACACCTTCTTTGCTAATCTTGCGTGA
- a CDS encoding TonB-dependent receptor, whose product MNSVLRGISLFTIGAFISTPVLAQEAPQSDQGLTDIIVTAQRRDENLQKAAIPVTAVNSAVLTAEVSSGEDLTKLVPSVTISGAGGGTNQTTIRGIGTLAGNGLAEQVVALNLDGVYLARPVAANGLYYDLERVEVLKGPQGTLYGRNATAGAINVISRKPIFKNEGYLDVQGGNYNLYQAQGALNLRLSDTAAIRISGQGIHRDGYFRDGYNDQKQYSGRASILVEPSTALSLQLTADYVHFGGMGATGTYINFVPPSDPYAGVVNPVVNAIRASVVIPGLTTPAGLAPIKADGFNATNLYGLTGVIKVDTGAGELTIIPAYRRSNLNYLHYNAGFPVATVEHSDQKSLEVRFSTPSDNRFKATVGGYYFDEKGDFKLDAYVFGVPDNITLFSPSTSRVDRYNTTSLAMFGQATFDLTDTVRMIGGLRYTNEKKSILGAAVIPFAPSPFGNVPVDGNLEFNRLNWKAGIEADIGPRSLVYANVGTGFKAGGFFMAPAPNNTYRPESLVAVTVGSKNRFMDNKLQINLETYYWKYKDKQTTHLVGNDLVTENAGAATLYGFELETSLRASRDDLLSSNILYNHTKYDDYTFLLSNLSAWNCPRVAVSGANDRINCSGNVLQQSPKLSINLNYEHSFRLASGARVVFAAAGTYRSGYWAGDEQLAGQRQDAYVKGDFSLTYNAPDDRFYLGAYVENLGNEAVKSGSFVTSILNQPIVGLYAPRTYGVRAGINF is encoded by the coding sequence ATGAATTCTGTGTTGAGAGGGATTAGCCTGTTCACGATCGGCGCGTTCATTTCGACGCCTGTGTTGGCGCAAGAAGCGCCTCAAAGCGATCAAGGCCTGACCGACATCATCGTTACGGCCCAGCGCCGGGATGAGAACCTGCAAAAGGCCGCTATCCCTGTCACCGCCGTGAACAGCGCAGTGCTGACTGCCGAAGTTTCGAGCGGCGAGGATCTGACCAAGCTTGTTCCGTCGGTTACCATCTCGGGAGCCGGCGGCGGTACCAACCAGACCACCATCCGCGGCATTGGCACGCTGGCTGGCAACGGACTGGCTGAGCAGGTCGTGGCCCTCAATCTGGACGGCGTCTATCTCGCGCGTCCGGTTGCCGCGAATGGCCTGTATTACGATCTTGAGCGGGTCGAGGTGCTAAAGGGGCCGCAGGGCACGCTGTACGGTCGCAATGCGACGGCTGGCGCGATTAACGTCATTTCCAGGAAGCCGATTTTCAAGAATGAGGGATACCTGGACGTTCAGGGCGGCAACTATAACCTGTACCAGGCGCAGGGCGCCCTGAATCTGCGGCTGTCCGATACGGCGGCGATCAGGATTTCGGGCCAGGGCATTCATCGCGATGGCTATTTCCGCGATGGATACAACGACCAGAAGCAATACTCTGGCCGCGCATCCATCCTGGTTGAGCCCAGCACGGCGCTCTCGCTGCAGCTGACGGCAGACTATGTACACTTCGGCGGCATGGGCGCCACCGGGACCTACATCAATTTCGTCCCACCATCCGATCCGTATGCGGGCGTGGTCAACCCGGTCGTTAACGCGATACGGGCAAGCGTGGTGATCCCCGGCCTGACGACGCCTGCTGGCCTCGCTCCCATCAAGGCCGATGGCTTCAATGCCACGAATCTTTATGGACTGACGGGCGTCATCAAGGTGGATACCGGCGCCGGCGAACTGACCATCATTCCCGCCTATCGCCGTTCGAACCTCAACTATCTGCATTACAACGCGGGGTTCCCAGTCGCTACGGTCGAACATTCGGACCAGAAATCACTGGAAGTCCGCTTCTCTACGCCTTCGGATAACCGCTTCAAAGCAACGGTGGGGGGATACTATTTCGACGAGAAGGGTGATTTCAAACTCGACGCATACGTTTTCGGCGTGCCGGACAACATCACTCTGTTCAGCCCGTCGACATCTCGGGTCGATCGGTACAATACAACGTCGCTCGCCATGTTTGGGCAAGCCACCTTTGACCTGACGGACACCGTTCGCATGATCGGCGGCCTGCGCTATACCAACGAGAAGAAGAGTATTCTCGGTGCAGCGGTCATCCCCTTTGCGCCTTCGCCGTTCGGCAACGTGCCGGTGGATGGCAACCTCGAGTTCAACCGGTTGAACTGGAAGGCGGGCATCGAGGCCGATATCGGTCCACGATCGCTGGTCTACGCAAACGTTGGGACTGGCTTCAAGGCGGGCGGCTTCTTCATGGCTCCGGCTCCCAACAACACCTATCGCCCCGAAAGCCTCGTTGCAGTGACGGTGGGTTCGAAGAACCGCTTCATGGACAACAAGCTCCAGATCAATCTCGAAACGTACTACTGGAAATACAAGGACAAGCAGACGACGCATCTCGTTGGCAATGACTTGGTCACCGAAAACGCCGGCGCGGCCACGCTCTACGGGTTTGAACTGGAAACGAGCTTGCGGGCATCGCGCGATGACCTTTTATCGTCGAATATCCTCTACAACCACACCAAGTACGACGACTACACCTTCCTGCTTTCGAACCTGTCCGCGTGGAACTGCCCTAGGGTCGCGGTTTCCGGCGCCAATGACAGGATCAACTGTTCAGGCAACGTCCTGCAACAATCTCCGAAGCTTTCGATCAATCTCAACTACGAACATAGCTTCAGGCTTGCCAGCGGTGCCCGCGTCGTTTTCGCGGCGGCAGGAACTTATCGGTCGGGCTACTGGGCCGGCGATGAGCAACTGGCCGGGCAACGGCAGGATGCATACGTGAAGGGAGATTTCAGTCTCACCTACAATGCGCCCGATGATCGCTTCTATCTCGGCGCCTATGTGGAAAACCTTGGGAATGAGGCCGTCAAATCGGGTTCGTTCGTCACATCGATTCTCAACCAGCCCATTGTCGGCCTCTATGCTCCGCGGACCTACGGCGTTCGCGCCGGGATCAACTTCTGA
- a CDS encoding fumarylacetoacetate hydrolase family protein: protein MKLATIDNGSPDGALAVVSQDLSRAVFAGNLAKTLQDALDRWDAAEPDLRRLAEALETGAVNDVFNFDPTAAKSPLPRPRQWLDASAFPNHARLMAKAFGLEPNFPEFPLMYQGFSDHTLAPTEHALFRSEVDGIDFEGEFAVVLDDVPMGTNEAVARDHIRLVMLANDWSLRAFGPAEMRTGFGFIRAKPATAFGPVAVTPDELGAAWRDARVGLDLSVHRGEQHFGRPNGTEMAFGFDQLVAHAAYNRRLSAGTIIGSGTVSNAAFAEVGSTCIAEQRSIETIANGEPTTPFLAFGERVRLEAFGADGVSMFGAIEQIVTKGG, encoded by the coding sequence ATGAAACTTGCAACAATTGATAATGGGTCCCCCGACGGGGCACTGGCGGTCGTTTCTCAAGACCTGTCTCGTGCAGTCTTTGCCGGAAATTTGGCGAAAACGCTGCAAGACGCGCTGGATCGCTGGGATGCAGCAGAGCCAGACCTTCGTCGTCTGGCGGAGGCGCTGGAAACTGGGGCAGTCAACGACGTCTTTAACTTCGACCCAACGGCCGCGAAATCCCCCCTTCCGCGCCCGCGCCAATGGCTTGATGCCTCCGCATTTCCAAATCACGCCCGCCTGATGGCAAAGGCCTTTGGCCTGGAACCAAACTTCCCCGAATTCCCTCTCATGTATCAGGGTTTTTCAGATCACACCCTCGCACCGACGGAACACGCACTGTTCCGCTCGGAAGTCGATGGCATCGACTTCGAGGGCGAGTTTGCTGTCGTCCTCGACGACGTTCCCATGGGTACAAATGAAGCTGTCGCCCGGGACCACATTCGGCTGGTGATGCTGGCCAATGATTGGAGCCTTCGCGCGTTCGGTCCAGCCGAAATGCGTACAGGATTCGGATTTATTCGCGCCAAACCTGCTACGGCATTTGGGCCCGTGGCCGTAACTCCAGACGAGCTTGGTGCCGCATGGCGAGACGCACGCGTCGGGCTAGATCTTTCGGTCCATCGCGGCGAGCAGCACTTTGGGCGACCAAATGGAACCGAAATGGCCTTCGGCTTTGATCAATTGGTCGCGCATGCAGCTTACAATCGCCGCCTGTCGGCCGGAACGATCATCGGATCGGGAACTGTGTCAAACGCCGCATTTGCCGAGGTTGGTTCGACCTGTATCGCGGAGCAGCGAAGCATCGAGACGATCGCCAATGGCGAACCAACTACACCCTTTCTCGCTTTCGGCGAACGCGTTCGCCTTGAGGCGTTTGGAGCGGACGGGGTATCGATGTTTGGCGCCATCGAACAAATTGTCACCAAGGGAGGCTGA
- a CDS encoding DUF3237 family protein: protein MRLIGFTGGLVFGLLTCRILPSGADWQAVQPGGTIDLQARNLLELEDGTRVELQSRGPARG, encoded by the coding sequence GTGCGCCTGATCGGGTTCACCGGAGGGCTGGTTTTCGGCCTGCTGACGTGCCGTATCCTGCCCAGCGGAGCCGATTGGCAGGCGGTGCAGCCCGGTGGCACGATCGATCTCCAGGCCCGCAATCTGCTGGAGCTGGAGGACGGCACTCGGGTCGAATTGCAGTCGCGGGGGCCGGCGCGCGGCTAG